The segment TAGCGTCTCTCTTTTTCTACTAATCTAATAAATCTTAGTTCTTTTCGACTGCATGGCCACCGAATTCGTTTCGTAGTGCTGCGACTACTTTTCCGGAGAAGGTGTCCGGCTCTAGTGAGCGGTAGCGCATCATTAGGGATAGGGCGATGACTGGTGCTGCGGCCTGAAGGTCAAGGGCTGTTTCTACTGTCCATTTACCCTCACCTGATGAATGCATAACGCCTTTGATTCCTTCCAATCTAGCATCCTTGCTGAATGCATTTTCGGTTAGTTCCATCAGCCATGAGCGAACAACCGATCCGTTGTTCCATACTCTTGCAACCTTTTCATAGTCAAAATCAAAATCACTTTTTTCTAAAATGTCGAAGCCTTCTGCGATTGCTTGCATCATGCCGTACTCCACGCCATTGTGGACCATTTTCAAGAAGTGGCCGCTACCGGACTTTCCTGCATATAAGTAACCGTTCTCTACACAAATATCTTGGAATAACGCTTCTACATGCTTGAATGCCTCTTCATTGCCGCCGATCATCGTGCATGCTCCATTTCGAGCACCTTCCATACCGCCACTTGTCCCGACATCCAGGTAGTGGACACCTTTTGCAGCAAGCGCTTCTGCACGCTTTAATGTATCTTTATAGTTGGAGTTACCACCGTCGATGATGATGTCCCCCTCAGTTACGAAACCAGTAATCTCTGAAAGTACGTTTTCGGTAATTTCCCCTGCAGGGACCATCATCCATATCACTTTCGGAGATTCCAGCTTGCCTAGAGCTTCCTCAATCGAGTAAGCACCGACAGCGCCAGCCTTTTCGCTTTTGACAACGTTTTCTTTGTCCACATCAAAAGCGACTACCTCATGCTTGTTATCTATTAAATTCAAAGTCAAATTATAGCCCATTTTACCTAAACCAATCATTGCTAGTTTCATAAACCGTAAAACTCCTTCGTATGAATTCCTATTTGAGGAAAAATATTTTTTAACTTGTTCCTATTATGAAAAAAAATTCCCCAAAATGCAAGCGTTATCAAAAAATAGTTTCTTTTTTTTTGAAATCTCTTTATGATAGATAGTAGATTACTATTTCTGGAGGGTCGCACCATGAACAGGCAAGAAACACAATACTGCATGATGCGCATACGTTCCCACTATCCACAGTTCAGGGGGAAGGAGCAAGTCATCGCGGACTATATCCTCAATAATCCACAGAAAATTGTCCACAGCACCATCAACCAAGTAGCAGATGACCTTGGTGTAGCAGATTCTACTGTTTTCCGTTTCTGTCAGCGCATTGGTTTCAAAGGCTACCAAGCGATGAAAATTGCACTCGCAACGGAAATTGTGGAGCCCATTCAAGATATTCATGAAAATATCATGGAACATGACAGCGAAAAAACGATTGCGGAAAAAGTATTTCGCTCCAATATAAAAACACTTGAAGATACTCTAAAAATCCTTGATGATCAGGCTTTTCATGAGGTGATCAGCGCCATTCTTGGAGCTCGCAAAGTCGAATTGTTCGGCAGTGGCGGATCCAATGTCATCGCATTGGACGCCTACCATAAACTTATCCGTACAGGGGTTTCTGTGAACGTCCAGTCCGACACCCACATGCAGCTTATGTCTGCCAGCCAACTGACAGATGAGGACGTAGCCATCATCATTTCGCATACTGGAGCGTCCAAGGATATGATGCATATTCTCGAAGTTGTGAAAGCAAACGGCGTCAAAACGATCGGCATCACGAACTTTGCCAAATCTCCGCTTAGCCAAGGTGTTGATATTGCCCTCTACACGATGTCAGAGGAAACGGATTATAGATCAGAGGCATTGGCTTCCCGGATCGCCCAGCTTGCCATGATTGATGCCATCTATGTCAATGTACTGATGGCGAAAAAGGATAAGGGAAAAGAGGCGCTACAGAAGGTACGTGCTGCGATATCCGTGAAAAGGGTTTAATAAAATTCAAAAACACAGAAGTCCTAAAAAGTGACTTCTGTGTTTTTTTATCAGCTCTTTTCTCAAAGATTGTTGCTGCCCACTAGTAAAAAGTCGGCAATTGGACTTTTTACAGCATAAAAAATCTAAAAAGGCATCAAAGTCTTTTGGTGTAGTCAGAAAAAGAGCACAACAGCAAAGAATATAACGAAAACAGCCTTTTTATAAGACGATAAAATAATATATCACCATCGCACAAATGCCGACCGGAACACCGTGGCGTGCCCACTCTTTACTTGTAATACCAAGTTTCCCCGCAGCAATGATATTAGGGATGTTCCCAGGTACCAACATTCCCCCACTGATCATGAGACCAAGCAAAATGATGCGAATGATTGATGGATCCAGCTCGGGGCTGATTTCTGCAGCCGCGAGTGTCGCGTTATCCAAAATGGCGGAGGACATATTGAACCAGTATAAGACGGAAGGGTCCATTCCTAAAAAGTAGGCGGAGACAAATGGTTCAAATCCCGCACCAAGAAAGGTCAGTCCCATTACAAAAAAGTAAATTTTTAAGCCCCGAATAAAGATTTCCTCGTAGCTCTCCTGGTCCTTCATACTCCGCTTCAGATCGTTAGGACCTGGTGCTTTGACCATAAAGGCAGCAAGCAAGCCGAATAAGAACAAAGCGAATAGGATATCCTTGCCCACCAGCCTTAACAGGTAAAAGAAATCCCCGTTCAACTTACTGATTGTCACGATGGATAACGGCTCTCCAATCGGCGTCAGAGCTGCACCCAACCCGATGGAAAAACAAGCAAGGACTGTAAGCCGTATTCTTTCTCTCTTTTCAAGGTCTATCCCTACCACTATGAATACCAAAAGAAGTGCAGCAATGATAGCGGTAATGACACTTGAAATCAAACCAAGAAATACGACAAGCAAAAAAATAAACAACTTGAATGGAACCCTGTTTTTCAAAAAGTGGAGGATCCGGCTAAACGGCATCTGCATCCATCTAAATATCAGGCCCGCGACTAAGACGGCGAGTGATATGAATATGGGGTCGGTTGCGGCCATGAAGAATAGCTGTTCATTGTAGACACCACTTACCATGGTTGCAAGTATTCCCATGCTCAGTAAAAAAACTTCCATATTTTCTTCTATTTTTTTGACAAGTAATGGTCCCGATAAAACGATCAGAAAAATCGATATCAACCCGAAATCCATTTTTCACACTCCCGTTGTCTGAAGAAATTCTTTAGATAACGGTTCATGTATATGCAGTTATTGGACAAACATGCCTGTTGTGTTGCTTACTGCGGTTCAAATGAAACTGTTGGTCAACCTTCTCTTTCACACCGAAACCCATCCCAAAGGTAATATATATACTACGATAGGTCGAGCGACAACTATGAGAATAACGGCAAGTAATAAGCCCTTTGTAGATACCCGCAATGCTTATAAAACGTTAAGTAATATATAAATAATAACGTTTTATCACTTGTTACAGAAAAGCAATCTTTCTTCCTAGATAGCGCCCGATCCTAACACTATGGAGCACTATATTAGTACAAAAACTCCAAAATCACATAATCCAACCCAGACATAGTCGAACAAGTCTATTTATAGTAAACTATCAGTATTTGAAAAAGGAGGCCAATCTCATGAATATTTTACTTCTCGGCGCAACCGGACGAGTCGGAAGTCATATAGTCACTTACGCCCTATTAGATGGACATCATGTTAATGTATTAGTTCGTACTCCAGAAAAGATACAAATAGATAATGAAAATTTATCCATTATTCAAGGGAATGTTTTAAATAAAGATGATATGATACATGCAGTGCATGGATGTGATGTGGTTGTTAGTGCACTAAATACAGACGGTACAACGACCCTATCAGAAAGCATGCCACTTATTATCGAGGCAATGGAACACGAAGGTATAAAACGAATAGTAACTATAGGAACAGCCGGTATCCTACAAAGTAGATCCACTCCCAATACTCTACGTTATCAATCTAGTGAATCAAAGCGTAAATCAACCCGTGCAGCGGAAGAACATCATAAAGTTTACGATATACTCAAACAATCAACCCTCGAATGGACGATTGTTTGTCCTACTTATTTGCCTGATGGAGAAAGGAAAGGCAAATATCGTATAGAACGAAATTATTTGCCAGAGGATGGAGTTAAGATATCAGTACCGGATACAGCAGAATTTACATTGAGACAAATTAATACTAACGATTATATTAATTCACGAGTAGGTATCGCCTACTAATTACGACTCAAGCGATACTTTGGTATTGAATTATATGGATTGTTGAAAAAATAAAAAGATGTCATGTAAAATAACATCTCATTACTGAATTACAACATCCACTAATGATGAGGTTCAATACTGCATAGTGTTTGTGCTTCTGAAAATTCCTACACTAAGTTATTTGTCACCCTCGTAAAATAAAATAAAATAAAATAAGCGCTAATCCCTTTTATGGTACCGCGCCAGTTGAAAATCTTTAATGCTTTTTCTTGTTTTTCACCCCTGCTAATGTCACAAAACCGGATAGTGCAAATGGTACAGGTGTAAAGCCAAAACCATCAAGAAATCTTCCCGACCTCCGGTTGCGTGCGACTTCACCAGCCATTTGTTTTTCTTTAACGCGTCCAGGGCAAACCTCTTAATTCATTCTTGATGGAGTCAAAAGCTTACAATTGCCCCAATGGACTTGCCCAATTTATCATTCACAACCTTAAAAAGGGTTCAAGTAGCAAACCTTTACGATTTGGGAAATGATTATAGAAGCCTATATTATACGACTTCTTTTTGATTTCCCTTTAATTTATCCACTATTTTTAGTAATCCAACAAAACCTCTAATTGTAAATAATGTAAAATTCACACTACCAAAAGTATGGAATGGCGTCCATTTTTTCCATTTAAATAACCGTGTAGTCTTTTCCATATACCATTGAGCAACACTCATGGGAACACTAAATATTAAACTTTTCAATAAGATTTTCCAAAGTTTATCGTTGTAGGAAATCTTTACCCAGACAACACTTAAGAGAGGAAAAAATAAT is part of the Sutcliffiella sp. FSL R7-0096 genome and harbors:
- the gnd gene encoding phosphogluconate dehydrogenase (NAD(+)-dependent, decarboxylating), which codes for MKLAMIGLGKMGYNLTLNLIDNKHEVVAFDVDKENVVKSEKAGAVGAYSIEEALGKLESPKVIWMMVPAGEITENVLSEITGFVTEGDIIIDGGNSNYKDTLKRAEALAAKGVHYLDVGTSGGMEGARNGACTMIGGNEEAFKHVEALFQDICVENGYLYAGKSGSGHFLKMVHNGVEYGMMQAIAEGFDILEKSDFDFDYEKVARVWNNGSVVRSWLMELTENAFSKDARLEGIKGVMHSSGEGKWTVETALDLQAAAPVIALSLMMRYRSLEPDTFSGKVVAALRNEFGGHAVEKN
- a CDS encoding MurR/RpiR family transcriptional regulator, giving the protein MNRQETQYCMMRIRSHYPQFRGKEQVIADYILNNPQKIVHSTINQVADDLGVADSTVFRFCQRIGFKGYQAMKIALATEIVEPIQDIHENIMEHDSEKTIAEKVFRSNIKTLEDTLKILDDQAFHEVISAILGARKVELFGSGGSNVIALDAYHKLIRTGVSVNVQSDTHMQLMSASQLTDEDVAIIISHTGASKDMMHILEVVKANGVKTIGITNFAKSPLSQGVDIALYTMSEETDYRSEALASRIAQLAMIDAIYVNVLMAKKDKGKEALQKVRAAISVKRV
- a CDS encoding DUF1646 family protein, translating into MDFGLISIFLIVLSGPLLVKKIEENMEVFLLSMGILATMVSGVYNEQLFFMAATDPIFISLAVLVAGLIFRWMQMPFSRILHFLKNRVPFKLFIFLLVVFLGLISSVITAIIAALLLVFIVVGIDLEKRERIRLTVLACFSIGLGAALTPIGEPLSIVTISKLNGDFFYLLRLVGKDILFALFLFGLLAAFMVKAPGPNDLKRSMKDQESYEEIFIRGLKIYFFVMGLTFLGAGFEPFVSAYFLGMDPSVLYWFNMSSAILDNATLAAAEISPELDPSIIRIILLGLMISGGMLVPGNIPNIIAAGKLGITSKEWARHGVPVGICAMVIYYFIVL
- a CDS encoding SDR family oxidoreductase, with protein sequence MNILLLGATGRVGSHIVTYALLDGHHVNVLVRTPEKIQIDNENLSIIQGNVLNKDDMIHAVHGCDVVVSALNTDGTTTLSESMPLIIEAMEHEGIKRIVTIGTAGILQSRSTPNTLRYQSSESKRKSTRAAEEHHKVYDILKQSTLEWTIVCPTYLPDGERKGKYRIERNYLPEDGVKISVPDTAEFTLRQINTNDYINSRVGIAY
- a CDS encoding CBO0543 family protein is translated as MEKKLLNLLTSLCFISFPFLFKGRKVGENLLIFFSKGVLSTLIDAYVVGTKRVEYPIRPFPNIFKTNIIFDVLFFPLLSVVWVKISYNDKLWKILLKSLIFSVPMSVAQWYMEKTTRLFKWKKWTPFHTFGSVNFTLFTIRGFVGLLKIVDKLKGNQKEVV